The following proteins are co-located in the Streptomyces sp. NBC_01198 genome:
- the tal gene encoding transaldolase, with translation MTDALKRLSDEGVAIWLDDMSRKRITTGNLAELIDQQHVVGATTNPSIFQKAIVGDERYDPQLTDLASRRLTPDEAVRMITTADVRDAADVFRPVFDATGGQDGRVSIEVDPRLAHDTRATIAEAKQLAWLVDRPNTLIKIPATEAGLPAIADVTGRGISVNVTLIFSLERYRKVMDAYLTGLEKAKASGLDLSQIYSVASFFVSRVDTEIDKRLEKIGSGEAKALKGKAAVANARLAYQAYEEVFSSDRWEALERAGANKQRPLWASTGVKDPAYPATLYVTELVAPNTVNTMPEATLEATAEQGKVTGDTIHGTYEQSKAELDAIEAIGISYDEVVRLLEDEGVDKFKTAWNELLDSTKAELERLAPSEA, from the coding sequence ATGACAGACGCACTCAAGCGCCTCTCCGACGAAGGCGTCGCGATCTGGCTGGACGACATGTCCCGCAAGCGCATCACGACCGGGAATCTGGCGGAGCTGATCGACCAGCAGCACGTGGTCGGCGCGACCACCAATCCGTCGATCTTCCAGAAGGCGATCGTCGGTGACGAGCGCTACGACCCCCAGCTCACCGACCTGGCGTCGCGCCGGCTGACCCCCGACGAGGCGGTGCGGATGATCACCACCGCCGACGTGCGGGACGCCGCCGACGTCTTCCGCCCGGTCTTCGACGCCACCGGCGGCCAGGACGGCCGGGTCTCGATCGAGGTCGACCCGCGCCTGGCGCACGACACCCGGGCGACCATCGCCGAGGCCAAGCAGCTGGCCTGGCTGGTGGACCGGCCGAACACCCTGATCAAGATCCCAGCCACCGAGGCGGGCCTGCCGGCCATCGCGGACGTCACCGGCCGCGGTATCAGCGTCAACGTCACGCTGATCTTCTCGCTGGAGCGCTACCGCAAGGTGATGGACGCCTACCTGACCGGTCTGGAGAAGGCCAAGGCGTCCGGCCTGGACCTCTCGCAGATCTACTCGGTCGCGTCCTTCTTCGTGTCCCGGGTGGACACCGAGATCGACAAGCGGCTGGAGAAGATCGGCTCCGGCGAGGCCAAGGCACTCAAGGGCAAGGCCGCCGTGGCCAACGCGCGGCTGGCCTACCAGGCGTACGAGGAGGTCTTCTCCTCCGACCGCTGGGAGGCCCTGGAGAGGGCCGGCGCGAACAAGCAGCGCCCGCTGTGGGCCTCGACCGGCGTCAAGGACCCGGCCTACCCCGCGACGCTCTACGTCACCGAGCTGGTCGCGCCGAACACGGTGAACACGATGCCGGAGGCGACCCTGGAGGCCACCGCCGAGCAGGGCAAGGTCACCGGCGACACCATCCACGGCACCTACGAGCAGTCGAAGGCCGAGCTGGACGCCATCGAGGCGATCGGCATCTCGTACGACGAGGTCGTGCGGCTGCTTGAGGACGAGGGCGTCGACAAGTTCAAGACGGCCTGGAACGAGCTGCTGGACTCCACCAAGGCGGAACTCGAACGGCTCGCCCCTTCGGAGGCCTGA